CTCGGGCGTAGAACGCGTCCACGATTGGCGCAAAGCTTGCGATCCATGCCATGACGCCGATGTGGCCGCCCAGGCTGTCGAGATTGGGCCAAGTGCCGTCCCCGCGTGTCTGGTCGGCGCCGATGTACAGGTAAATTGCTGTGCTGCTCATGTTGAAGATTCTCCAAGGTTTAGTGCATTGAAATTGCCGATTGGTCGGCAGAGCGTGGATAACCACGGGTTCCCTGAGTTCACGCGTTGAATGAACTCAGGGAACCCGCCTTCAGCGTGAGCTGCAGGAGGTTCCTTTTTTGAAATTTAAGATGCGCCGAAGTCCCAGCGACAGGCGGCGCGCAAAAAGACTCAGGCTGACTCTGGGGTGAGCGAAATCATGGCCGTGTGCGTGACCCCCTGCCCTTCCATCGTGGCCAGGACCTCGAACTGCAGATCGCCCTTGTAGGTGACCTGTATTTCAATGTTCTCGGTGAAGGCGCGGGGATCAAGAATGTTCACCGCGAATTCACGACCTGCTTCGAGCGTGCTGGGCACGTTGAGCAAGTTGCCCTGAGACAGACGAGTAAGCGCCGCGACCGTCACCTCCACTATGAGCGGGGCTTGGGACCTTGACGGGTTTTCCTTGTCGATCGTGCCGGTGCCCGCAAAAGTCACGGTCACCGTCTTGTCTTTGAGCAGCGTCAAGCAGTCAAAACTCACCGACACAACATCGTCTCCCCAAGCCATGGTTGATGGCGTCAGCTCGCGGCCGTGAAACAGGGCCATGGCCTTGAGCTCTTCCCAGAACTGGTCCGGGTTTTCGCAGATGACATGGGCGACATCCTGCTCGGCGTAGCTGAGCGTTTGGTGCAATTCATTATTGATCCAGATCCCGAAGTACCAGGCGTCCTGGCGGGTCGGGTAGTGAATCCATCCTTGCTGGTGGGGGCGAAGATGCACCGTGGACTCCGTGGTGCCGTTCTCGATGAATGAACGATTGATGATGGCCCCACTGCTTGTGCGCTCTGGCCGGGCTTCAGCCGTGTGCTTTTCAAGAAATCGAATCGATGTAACCAGCCGATCTCGTTGCAGTTCGCTGAGTTGGCGCCACCACCAGTGGTAGTTGCCAAGAGTCAGTGCCAAGGCCTCCTTGGTTTGCGTCACGTTGAGTTCGCTGACCTTCACGAGCCGGGCCAGGAAATCGAGGTTCCGCGCGTAGTATCCGGCCAAATTGCGAACATGACCGAGGTCGTTGTTGTCGTAGGCGCTAACGAAATGGTGGTCGTCCGCCGTTTTGTACTCGATGGCCAGACATTCATCGGGCGCGAGCAACAAAAACCCGGTCCTGTGCGCAAATCGCTGGCGGGCCGCCAGGTCGGCTTCCGCGAGGGGCCGGTACTGCTTGACCTCTTCAAAATATAGAGGGATTTGAACGACCCGGCAAATCTCCGTGTCCACTTTGCCCGGCATCACGCCGCGGAAGTAGACCAGGCTGGCCTTCGAAAAATCGCTGATACCGGCAAACGAACCCTTGTCGGGCGAAATGCTCGCCAGGATCGCCAGCAGCAGCCGAATAGCTTTGCCTGCAGCCTGCGTCACTTTGTCGTGGTGCTTTTCGTTCTTGCCGATATCGGCAATGGCAATGATCTGGTGAGCAGCCTTGTCAGTCTCCAGGAACATGCGGGCGTTGAGCGCGTCGGCATCCATCATGTTCTCTCCACAACGCAAGGCGCGCAAATTCCGTCACCTTTGAGGATGTCGGACTCGGCCATGGGTTCCTTGCAGAAGGAACAAGCCTGAGATTCCATGCCGATGAGGGACTGAATTTCAGGGGTGCTGACCATCAGGCGCATCGAGCGGTCCCGCCGGCTATCAATGAACAACACGTGCGGCTCGCGGCCGTTGGAGCAGTCGAATGCGACTTTCTGAAAATCAAAACCAACCTCGAACAGTCTGTCCTGACCTGGGAAGACCTGCAGGCGATCGGTCGCCAGATCCTCGGCCAGCAGCGTTTGCGCGTTGAGGCTCTTTCGTCCATCGTCCAGGCCTTTCATGCGAATGGCAACCTGGCGAAGAATGGGCACATTTTTACCGGTGACCGGCACAGCAAACCCCTTGCTTGGGCCGCCGTTGGGATAACACATGGCTTTGAGTTCCATGATGTCCTTTCTGCTGCAGAAATGCAGCGGTATGTTGAAATCACATGCGATAGGCATGTGGTGAAGGGCACGAGGCCGTTTTCCCCAAGCCGAATGGGGTGCAAGGGGCTTGGGGAAAACGTCTGGTAGGGGAATGAAGAAGATCGCGCTTCCCGCAAGCACCGATGTGCTGCGGGAAGGCGAATCAGGCCGGTCTGGGATCAGGCGGCTTCGAGCACCCGTTTCTTCTTCGGGGCTGCTTTGAGGATTTCGACGTTGACGCTCTGCCAGGAGTCGTCCTCAATCTGCCCAACAAGAATGGGCTGGAGGTCATCGAAGTGCACCATGCCAAAGAGCCGGGCTTCACCCAAATTTGGGGTCAGTTCGATCTCGTAGGTGTCGGCGCCGCGGTCGTAGCGGATGGCCACACGACCGCGAAACTTGGCTGAATTCACCGTGGTGATGATGGCTGGCCACTTTTCCTTGTCTTCGCTGCAGCTTTTAGCTTCCGAAGGGTCGATGAAGATCGGCGTGGTGCCGTTGGCGTCGACCAGCACATTGACCAGGTTGCGGCCACGGCAAGAGTCGGCGTAAGTGCCTTCCAGCTGCTTGATGAGGTCGCGCAGGTAGGGGTTTTGAATCGTGGTCCAGGAGGCGGTGACCGCTTTGGCCCGGTTTGACCATTCGCCTCGTTCTTCCCAGATGGCAGGGAGAAGTGTTTTGGCGCCGGTGAGCATGAAGGATTTGCAGCCACCGGTGGACGGATCGTCCGAGCCGTCGCTTTTGAGACCGTCAAAATCGCGCAGATCGTAAAACGTGAGCTTGACCTTGGCCTCAACTTCGACCGGGGCGTTGAGTAGGTCTTTTGCCACGATGCAGAACTCTTTGGCAGATGTTTTTACGAGGATGAGGTCATCATCCATCTCGACAACCTTGCCCTCTGCTGCTTGCAGAAAGCTCAGTCCTCCGAGTGAGTTAACTTTTGGCTGTCCAAGCCAGGTGCGCCAGGTGTATTGGCGGATATTGCTTCCCAAATGGTTGGCGATATGCGCTTGAATCCAGGCGCGAGGGTCGGGATAAGTTTTGTCCATAAGAACTCCATTGATAGAAGGAGCCCGGCCCCATCGGGTCTGGGCCCGTAGGTTTGGAAGTGGTGCGCTGCAGGGTGAAGTGCAGGCGGTTTGAAATGCCCAAATGAATGCGTTTGGGCGGTGCACGAAAGTGCGAGAAAAGTGATGTTTGCGATGGGCACCAGAGTGTCCATTGAAAATCTCACTGGGTCGGGGTTTGAAGGCTTGAAGTCAAAGCCAGAGTCTGAAAATACACGGGAATGGAGGGGTGGGATGAGCGAGTGGCGGGCTGGGGTGGCGTCTCGCTGGCCACAAAAGGAAAAGCCGCCAAGATTTCTCCTAGCGGCCTTCGTTCCCAATTTATTCGACAAACACCCACTGGGCTAGGCGCTGATACCGTCAATCCCTCATGAGATTGTCTACTGTCTTATTTTCGAAAAGTGTATCACTTCCCGACAGAATTTGAAACAAGCACATCTTTCGATGCGCTTGTTTTAGGTTGGGTGAAGACGGAATCGAACCGCCGACGCACTGGGTATCAACCAGCCGCTCTACCAACTGAGCTACTCACCCGACACATGGAACCATCACCATAGATTGGTGACTTTTGGCATTGCTAATTGAATAGCTTGAGGTTGATATGCCTCAGTGCGCAAGCGTTGTTCCGTCGCTTTTTCTTAGGACAAAAACTGAATCCCAATGGACTCCAATTCTTCCTCGATTGTCTGACGCATCATTTTCGGGGCGTTGTCGGCCCTCCAGAGCGCAACCAAAGCAGCAGGGTAAGCACGCAGTGCGCGCAGGTCCTGTTCGATGGCTTCGTCCGCCAAGATTTGACGAATCGCAGCTTCTGGCCGTGTGATGGCCATCTTCACAAGGTGCTGAACTTGCGTGCAGCTGACTTGTGTTGAAGCGTGAGCTTGAGAAGGTGCTTGAGAGAGAGTGTTAGGAGAAGTTTGCATGATGATTTCCTTTGCCTGGTCGAAAAGGAACCCACATGCTGACCAGGCCTGTGGGGGTGAGCCCACGGGCCTGATTCCTTGACAATAAAAGCGGTAATTAATCGCTTTTCTTGAAATTCCAGCTTGACGCTGAAAACGTTCTTGCGAACGAGGAGTCTGTAATCTCGTGATGGTGTGGTCGCTGGGATATACCCGGACGCGCACCATGGCGACATGACAGACTCTGATCAGATTTTGGAAGTGTCTCGAATGGTGCGGCAGGCTGCCCGGCAAAGCCGGAATTTCCAGGTCAGGACATTGCCCGACGACCATCGATGACTAATGACATGCCGACTCTGCCCAATGAATTGAGGGTCGACGCAGGCTTAAATAAAGCCAATGAGCAAAATGTATATCGAAAATTCATTTTGTGCAACAACTTTTTGCATGAAATGGAATTGCCCCTAGCGGGCTGTGTCGCGGGGGCGTCGGCTGGCACGCCTCTTGGGCCTCCGCGTTCGGTCAAAGCATCCCGGGCCGAGGCAACGGTCAATGAGTTGTCGGCCGCCATGTCCCAAGTGGTGGTCGACAATGACAGCGGGCACGCCCATTGATGCGTCCATTCTGAGCCCGCTGGCGTCGCGTGCTGGCGTTGGCCTATAAATCGCCTTCCTGCAGAACGCGCCCCATGCCATTTTCTTCAAGCCACCAGTACGTGTACAGCTTGCTGAGCCAGGAAGCTGTTTTTTCCTCCGCCAATGCGCGGTGTTTTGATGCGTAGATGACGGGTATGCCAAATTTAACTTCCAGGGCATCGAGCGTGCCGCTGACCCCGTTCGGGGCGGCTGATGTGTATTCGCAATTGACATAGGGCGACTTGACGTCGTGGTAGGACGCTTCGACCAGCAACGCGCGCCAGCGGAATGTGGTCAAACGCTCACATTCCCGAAAAAAACGCTGACGGTTGTGCATCAAGGTGCCAATCAGGTCCGGGAGTGATTTGCGTTCCAGCGCCACCAGATGCTCCATGTCAAGGATGCTGTAGTCCCCGGTGGGCAGGGTTGTCCGGCGCTCGCTGGCGATCCAATTTGGGAACCGCTCAAATGTGAACGGCTGCTGCTCTCGTGTGTCGACCAGCACCACCGGTTTAGGGATTTTGCTTGTGATGGCGCTACCGCCACGTTTGACAATCAGCCGACTGGTTGTGGGTGGTACGGCACGCAATGTCATGAGTCTTCCCTCAGGATTTCGGTTCAGTAATTCGCGTTGCGCACTCTTTGCAGCGATTTTCTACTGGTGTAGCCTTGAACTGATCAAGTGGCAAAAACAAAGCCCGAATGCGGGCCTCGACGTGTACCGGCAACGCGAGCACCCACCTCTTTCGGTCGCAAGGTGAACGCGCTTAGTGGGCATTTTGGTTTCCTATGTATTGAACAGGCGTTGGAGACGGTCATGCAATTGGCCAGTCAAGACCGACCCGATAGCACCAACGGCGCCAATAGGTACCCCAACCATCACAACAGCATCCCATGCATACCCAGGCGTCACTTTACCTAGAACACTCGCAAGAAGCCAAAGCCCGCAAAACCCCAAGCCCGTAAGGAGCATAAGGCCGCTGATGATTCTCACCGTGGAATTCATAATAATTTCCTATGGTTCAATGAACGTTTTTACCATCGCCACCCACAGCATAGACGTGCCCTGGCAACTCTTCGTGAGGTTTCGATGGGTTCACCATCACTGGCCTTATCCAGACTCGCTTCATGAGGGATTTTTGCGGGCCATGGGCTTGGCGACGCCAGTGCCCTCTTCGCCAGTGGGTGCTGACATCTGCTCGGTTGCCACCTGTCGATCCGATTCCTGGCTGAACTTCGTCTCCCATCATGCGAACCATCGCGTAGCCTTCGCTGCCGATTTTTTGGGCGACCTTGTACCGGCGCAATTGAGGTGATTGTTGCCATTTCACAAGGAGTTCAACCGGGACATCCCGACCAGGCGACAACTCCTTGTTCGCTCCCATGGATTCGATATAGAAAAGACAGTTAACGACCAGCTCCGTAGCCTTCCGAAGCAAATCCGCGCCTTCTTTCAACTCACCCTTTCGAATCTCAATCAGGGCCTTGTTGCTTTCACTTTTGTCTTCGTCAGAATCGAGGTCAGCAAACTTGCGAGCAATGAATGCATCTACAGCTGCATGGGGGGACAGGCGTTGCTCACCCGGCGTAAAGTCGATAAAGTATCCAGGCATCATTACCCCGGAGCCATCATCCTTGACCGTTGTCAGACCGATTTTCAACCGGCGCTCTGGGCCTTCCGGTGTCCACGGTGTCACCGCCACAAATGCGCCGTCCAGATACTCGTGACCATCGTCGAACTGGAGATTCATGTCCTCCTGTTTACCGAAGCGCACAAAAAACGCGTCATAGGGCGGGTGCCATTCGTTAAGAGTGCAGTCGGCCACGTCCGTATTGCGAAGCATCGAGACAATGTTGTCGTCCAGATCGAATATCTGCTTCCCACTTAGGTGGTATTGCCCCACCATTGGCACCCAATGGCGCTGTTGGAGCAACTTGGCGTAAAGCTGGCCCATGTAGGCATCATTACCATCGTCATTCGCATTCCGTTGCGCTGCGGCCATCATGGGAGCGATCAATTCGCGCATGATGATGTCGGGCAGGTTTCTTGCAATTTGTCCATTCGGGGCGACCAATCCATTCTGAGCCGACTGGATAGCAAACGTCCACCAGACTTCATTTCGAAGTCGTACCGGGGCGTATGGGGAAAACACGGTTTGGTTCACTAGATGATCTCCTTTAAGACGCAAGTATCTGATCCCGAATGGGTTGAGGTATGTCGCTTGACTTGAGCTCCATCCCAGCAGCCTTCAAAGCAGCAATAGTTTTAGGGTCCATGAGCTTGCCCATGAGGTCCATCGCCATTTCAGCGAGATCATCCATTTTGGTCTTTTGATCCAGAGCGATACCTTTCGGGCTTACTCCAAAACTATTTTCGAGCTGCGTATCCGCACCACAGTCCAATAGAAGCTGAACAATCTCCCAACGTCGGGATTTCATTGAATATAAAAGCGGAGTCCAGCCAAGGGCGTCCTGGCAATTTGGCGACACGCCTGCGTTTAGGATCGCCTTCACAACATCTCGGTTACCACGACCGGCCAGCTCCACTAAAATTGGACGCTCTCCGCCGTCTATAGCGCGTGGATTGGCGCCAAGATCAATTACTTTGGCCATGGTCTCTGGCATGTTGCGCAGACCGAGCATTACCAACAGAGGCAAGCGATCTTCATTGAAGGAATTCAGCAGTTGCCTGTTTTCGCGTACCAATGCCAAGACGGCTTGTTCATCGCGCTTATCGACCATATCAAACAGGAATCGCTCATCGCGGGTGGGGCTATATTTCTGGCCTCCCGTCATGGCGTTTTTCAAACGTTGCGAACCCTCATGATCTTCGTTCCCGCCGATCATGTCGATGAACTCAGCAACTTTTAGCTCTCCCAAACCAAGCTTGTCAAATGCTGCGCCAACAGTGTCATTGTAAAAATTACCGAGTCCACCCTCCCAGACCCGACCAGCCCAAAAGACTTTGGCTGACCAATGGCTCTCAGGCCCTGGGTAATCAGTCAAACCTCCTGGCGGGAATGTGCACCGAAGCGGCTCGCCTGTGGCCAGATCATCTGTGATGCGATAGATACGCCCAGTAGACACGCGCACGGCGAGTTTTCGCGGGAGGGAGATATAGAAGTCTTGCGAATCAACTGATGACTTAATCACCGATCTCATGCCCCAAAGCCGGTAATCTTCGGGCTCAACACCTGGCAGAGTGGTGCACAAGTCCTTAATGACGTCAGACACTTCCGTCAGATTGGTGGCGCGGTCATCTGCCAAATCAAAATCTGCAGGTTTTTTGCCGTGGGCAGAAATCAACTCTTTGGTTTGCGCCATTGTCTCGGAAGTGGGGGCGTAAAAACGATTGGACATCCTCCGGACATCCAGCTCGTACATCTTGGCAACCTCCATACAAAGAGGTGCGTCACTCGACTCAATCAACCCCATGACTATGGAAGCATTCTGGTTGAGAAACCTCCACAGGCCACGGGCATCATCCTGAAGGATTGGGACCCATGTATCCGGGTTGCCAAAAGGCAAATAGACAACATCGATTTCGCTCTGCTCCATTTTTGCAAGAGCAAACAAATTTCCGCGAATAATTTGCACAGACCTCGCCAAAGGCGCAGGAGGCAGGCCGGATCGCTGAATCGGACCTTCATCTTCGGGAACCATCACTGTGAATTTGGCCCAGCCCGACCCCTTGCCCAAAAGGGTCGAGAAAAGAGTCCACCACGCTCCACCATCGAACCCGTCGAGCATGGAGCCAAGAATAAGCACGCCAAGCGATGGTTTTGCCAGGAATTCAGGCTTTGCCTCGTAAACCCAAGACGCAAGTGCTGCAGGACTGCAGAGGAACCCATCAATCATTTCACCAGGCGCTTGAGCAAGCCATCTGCCATCTGAAGTGCGGGAAAGGTCTCTACGAAGGTGGCTTATCTTGTGGTGGCGTTCAATCATGTTTTCCTTTGGGATCAGGCAAGCGAGCAATCGCCCGCCATGCTTTTGCAAATCACGCCAGCTGCCAAAAGTGATTGCACGGTGGCTGGATGGATGGAGCGCCGCAACGGGCCATCGTGGAGACGAAACAATCCAGTCGCCTGGTCGTGGTGCAGCTTCGCTCCAGACTTCAACTTGCTGACCAGCGATTGTTGCGGTTCACTCAGGCTTTTCGGCATGGTCGGGCTCCTTCAGGTGTTACCTCGCAGCATGTTGCTGCGTCGATCTGGTGGAGCAAAGCGCGGTATGCTGCCCGC
This is a stretch of genomic DNA from Rhodoferax ferrireducens T118. It encodes these proteins:
- a CDS encoding ERCC4 domain-containing protein — encoded protein: MTLRAVPPTTSRLIVKRGGSAITSKIPKPVVLVDTREQQPFTFERFPNWIASERRTTLPTGDYSILDMEHLVALERKSLPDLIGTLMHNRQRFFRECERLTTFRWRALLVEASYHDVKSPYVNCEYTSAAPNGVSGTLDALEVKFGIPVIYASKHRALAEEKTASWLSKLYTYWWLEENGMGRVLQEGDL
- a CDS encoding ankyrin repeat domain-containing protein, which encodes MIERHHKISHLRRDLSRTSDGRWLAQAPGEMIDGFLCSPAALASWVYEAKPEFLAKPSLGVLILGSMLDGFDGGAWWTLFSTLLGKGSGWAKFTVMVPEDEGPIQRSGLPPAPLARSVQIIRGNLFALAKMEQSEIDVVYLPFGNPDTWVPILQDDARGLWRFLNQNASIVMGLIESSDAPLCMEVAKMYELDVRRMSNRFYAPTSETMAQTKELISAHGKKPADFDLADDRATNLTEVSDVIKDLCTTLPGVEPEDYRLWGMRSVIKSSVDSQDFYISLPRKLAVRVSTGRIYRITDDLATGEPLRCTFPPGGLTDYPGPESHWSAKVFWAGRVWEGGLGNFYNDTVGAAFDKLGLGELKVAEFIDMIGGNEDHEGSQRLKNAMTGGQKYSPTRDERFLFDMVDKRDEQAVLALVRENRQLLNSFNEDRLPLLVMLGLRNMPETMAKVIDLGANPRAIDGGERPILVELAGRGNRDVVKAILNAGVSPNCQDALGWTPLLYSMKSRRWEIVQLLLDCGADTQLENSFGVSPKGIALDQKTKMDDLAEMAMDLMGKLMDPKTIAALKAAGMELKSSDIPQPIRDQILAS